A window of the Streptomyces griseochromogenes genome harbors these coding sequences:
- a CDS encoding effector-associated domain 2-containing protein has translation MTAGGGHEVEGRSAARVRNELMAEMAGVLAATDTVRRQTGADMLVDDLCAELRLSVEPRQDQPLGLWARRVVKTCSETDEGLQTLVRCLGYAEQGSVNVLALWRLVDEWEAAAFFKDTDLHPLRPILREVRSTALLTTLTRRASHSRTQELEEWCDTAWEVFLRLAGDNTAADELPPSMAFLSLVSEYLVKEGRTEDAEHLRRWNRREAQLRGHVEELAVWQQGEFVSPGEPSLHPAYLLIQFEPDGVDPDSFWVAHWRQSDSDGWHPIPGETLNLRRDELPAAVDRLIEEAEERWWDLRQPVVIEFILPWALLGEPVEWWHKESDAAVPTPLVMDYTVVVRSFERLRKAAWHRPWNKRWRQLKDRPAESRSYWSLPNQPAFDLERELKDDQQIVCLVLSEPPGTDSPAARQEFIAALRAGIPAILWDRSGSGAEFREAAADIVQERGLAGVLERTRGWRGKALKLGPDEWHRHVGRHLALLLDDPERMPGPSGSGGDPHSAR, from the coding sequence ATGACGGCCGGAGGGGGTCACGAGGTGGAGGGGCGCAGCGCCGCACGCGTTCGCAACGAACTCATGGCCGAGATGGCCGGCGTGCTCGCGGCCACGGACACGGTACGGCGGCAGACCGGCGCGGACATGCTCGTGGACGACCTGTGCGCGGAGCTGCGACTGTCCGTCGAGCCACGCCAGGACCAGCCGCTCGGCCTGTGGGCGCGGCGCGTGGTCAAGACGTGTTCGGAGACCGACGAGGGACTCCAGACCCTGGTCCGCTGTCTCGGGTACGCGGAACAAGGATCGGTGAACGTGCTCGCCCTGTGGCGGCTGGTGGACGAGTGGGAGGCCGCGGCCTTCTTCAAGGACACGGATCTGCATCCCCTTCGGCCCATCCTCCGGGAAGTCCGTTCCACCGCGCTGCTCACCACCCTCACCCGCCGGGCCAGCCACTCACGCACCCAGGAGCTGGAGGAATGGTGCGACACGGCCTGGGAGGTCTTCCTGCGCCTGGCCGGGGACAACACGGCGGCGGACGAACTGCCGCCGTCCATGGCGTTCCTCTCTCTCGTCTCCGAGTATCTGGTGAAGGAAGGCCGCACGGAGGACGCGGAGCATCTGCGGCGGTGGAATCGCAGGGAAGCTCAACTCCGCGGGCATGTGGAGGAGTTGGCGGTCTGGCAGCAGGGCGAGTTCGTCTCCCCGGGCGAACCCTCGTTACATCCGGCCTACCTCCTGATCCAGTTCGAGCCGGACGGTGTGGATCCGGACAGCTTCTGGGTGGCCCACTGGCGGCAGTCCGACTCCGACGGCTGGCACCCCATTCCCGGTGAGACGCTCAATCTGCGCCGAGACGAACTTCCGGCGGCCGTGGACCGCCTCATCGAAGAGGCCGAGGAACGCTGGTGGGACCTGCGTCAGCCCGTCGTGATCGAGTTCATCCTCCCTTGGGCCTTGCTGGGAGAGCCCGTGGAGTGGTGGCACAAGGAGAGCGACGCGGCCGTACCCACCCCCTTGGTCATGGACTACACCGTCGTCGTACGAAGCTTCGAACGGCTGCGCAAGGCTGCCTGGCACCGGCCGTGGAACAAGCGCTGGCGGCAGCTGAAGGACAGACCCGCGGAGAGCCGCTCGTACTGGAGCCTGCCGAACCAGCCCGCCTTCGACCTGGAGCGGGAGCTCAAGGACGACCAGCAGATCGTCTGCCTCGTGCTGAGCGAACCGCCCGGCACCGATTCGCCCGCGGCCCGGCAGGAGTTCATCGCGGCCCTGCGCGCCGGTATCCCGGCCATCCTCTGGGACCGCTCGGGCTCCGGCGCCGAATTCCGGGAGGCGGCCGCCGACATAGTCCAGGAACGCGGCCTGGCCGGAGTTCTGGAGCGCACCCGCGGATGGCGCGGTAAGGCGCTGAAGCTGGGACCGGACGAATGGCACAGACATGTGGGCCGTCATCTGGCCCTGCTCCTGGACGATCCGGAGCGCATGCCCGGCCCCTCGGGCTCGGGCGGCGATCCCCACAGCGCGAGGTGA
- a CDS encoding ABC transporter substrate-binding protein produces MPRTSSLSRPVSRRSLLRALGGTAALGALAGCGVPAAYVEPGDRAVPDDSAADRKLTWANWPLYIDTDDNDPNKRPTLDAFRKRTGISVDYVEEINDNDEFFGKISPALMNHQSTGRDLIVMSDWMCARFVRLGWVQRMDRAHQPNVARYLDPLLSSPAFDPGRRCTVPWQSGITGIAYNRRKLGREVRQVSDLWSSDLKGRVTLLSGLDEAFALLMQGDGVDITKWTADDFHRVCDQVEREVHRGQIRRFTGNDYTKDLVSGDVLACQAYSGDVIQLQADNPDIRFVVPEEGAELWSDSLMIPDRARHKSNAERLIDYYYDPEVAAKLAAWVNYVCPVPAAKEVLAASKDKDTAALADNSLIFPDSTMRKRLVIARDITSTERVEFAKRWNRIVGL; encoded by the coding sequence GTGCCCCGGACATCCTCGCTTTCGCGTCCCGTCTCCCGCCGTTCCCTGCTGCGCGCCCTCGGCGGCACTGCCGCGCTCGGCGCGCTGGCCGGCTGCGGGGTGCCCGCCGCCTATGTCGAGCCCGGCGACCGTGCCGTACCCGACGATTCCGCCGCCGACCGGAAGCTGACCTGGGCGAACTGGCCGCTGTACATCGACACCGATGACAACGACCCGAACAAGCGGCCCACACTGGATGCCTTCCGGAAGCGCACCGGCATCTCCGTCGACTACGTCGAGGAGATCAACGACAACGACGAGTTCTTCGGCAAGATCAGCCCCGCGCTGATGAACCACCAGTCGACCGGTCGCGACCTGATCGTCATGAGCGACTGGATGTGCGCGCGGTTCGTGCGGCTCGGCTGGGTGCAGCGGATGGACCGGGCCCACCAGCCGAACGTGGCGAGGTACCTGGATCCGCTGCTGAGCTCGCCGGCCTTCGACCCGGGCCGCAGGTGCACGGTGCCGTGGCAGTCGGGCATCACCGGCATCGCGTACAACCGCCGCAAGCTGGGTCGCGAGGTACGACAGGTCTCCGACCTCTGGTCGAGCGATCTCAAGGGCCGGGTGACCTTGCTCTCCGGACTCGACGAGGCGTTCGCGCTGCTGATGCAGGGCGACGGCGTGGACATCACCAAGTGGACGGCGGACGACTTCCACCGGGTCTGCGACCAGGTGGAGCGGGAGGTCCACCGGGGCCAGATCCGCCGCTTCACCGGCAACGACTACACCAAGGACCTGGTCAGCGGCGACGTCCTCGCCTGCCAGGCGTACTCCGGGGACGTCATCCAGCTCCAGGCGGACAACCCCGACATCCGCTTCGTCGTCCCCGAGGAGGGCGCCGAGCTGTGGTCGGACTCCCTGATGATCCCCGACCGGGCCCGCCACAAGTCCAACGCCGAGCGCCTGATCGACTACTACTACGACCCCGAGGTCGCCGCGAAGCTCGCCGCCTGGGTCAACTACGTCTGCCCGGTCCCGGCGGCCAAGGAGGTGCTGGCCGCGTCCAAGGACAAGGACACGGCCGCCCTCGCCGACAACTCGCTGATCTTCCCCGACAGCACGATGCGCAAGCGGCTCGTCATCGCCCGGGACATCACGTCGACGGAGCGGGTGGAGTTCGCCAAGCGGTGGAACAGGATCGTGGGGTTGTGA
- a CDS encoding gamma-aminobutyraldehyde dehydrogenase, producing the protein MSTELRRLRNYIDGEFRDAADGRTTEVVNPATGEAYATAPLSGQADVDAAMTAAAAAFPAWRDTTPAERQKALLKIADAFEERAEELIAAEVENTGKPTGLTRSEEIPPMVDQIRFFAGAARLLEGRSAGEYMDGMTSIIRREPVGVCAQVAPWNYPMMMAVWKFAPAIAAGNTVVLKPSDTTPASTVLIADIIGSILPKGVFNVICGDRETGRLMVEHDTPAMASITGSVRAGMSVAESASKDLKRVHLELGGKAPVVVFEDTDIAKAVEDISVAGFFNAGQDCTAATRVLVQESIHDEFVAALAKAAAETKTGQPDDEDVLFGPLNNPNQLKQVSGFIERLPAHAKVEAGGHQVGDKGYFYAPTVVSGLKQDDEIIQNEVFGPVITVQSFSGEEQAVEWANGVEYALASSVWTKDHGRAMRMSKKLDFGCVWINTHIPLVAEMPHGGFKKSGYGKDLSAYGFEDYTRIKHVMTSLDA; encoded by the coding sequence GTGAGCACCGAGCTGCGTCGTCTGCGCAACTACATCGACGGTGAGTTCCGGGACGCCGCCGACGGACGGACCACCGAGGTGGTCAACCCCGCGACGGGCGAGGCGTACGCCACCGCTCCACTGTCCGGGCAGGCGGACGTGGACGCCGCGATGACGGCCGCCGCCGCGGCCTTCCCGGCCTGGCGCGACACGACCCCCGCCGAGCGCCAGAAGGCCCTGCTGAAGATCGCGGACGCGTTCGAGGAGCGGGCCGAGGAACTGATCGCGGCCGAGGTGGAGAACACGGGCAAGCCGACCGGGCTGACCCGCTCCGAGGAGATCCCGCCGATGGTCGACCAGATCCGCTTCTTCGCGGGCGCGGCCCGGCTGCTGGAGGGCCGCTCGGCCGGTGAGTACATGGACGGGATGACGTCGATCATCCGCCGTGAGCCGGTCGGCGTCTGCGCCCAGGTCGCTCCCTGGAACTACCCGATGATGATGGCCGTGTGGAAGTTCGCCCCGGCGATCGCCGCGGGCAACACGGTCGTCCTCAAGCCCTCGGACACGACCCCCGCCTCCACCGTCCTGATCGCCGACATCATCGGCTCGATCCTGCCCAAGGGTGTCTTCAACGTCATCTGCGGCGACCGCGAGACCGGCCGTCTGATGGTCGAGCACGACACCCCGGCGATGGCCTCCATCACCGGCTCCGTACGCGCCGGCATGTCCGTCGCCGAGTCGGCCTCCAAGGACCTCAAGCGGGTCCACCTGGAGCTGGGCGGCAAGGCGCCGGTCGTCGTCTTCGAGGACACCGACATCGCCAAGGCCGTCGAGGACATCTCGGTGGCGGGCTTCTTCAACGCCGGCCAGGACTGCACGGCCGCGACCCGCGTCCTCGTCCAGGAATCCATCCACGACGAGTTCGTGGCGGCGCTCGCCAAGGCGGCCGCCGAGACGAAGACGGGCCAGCCGGACGACGAGGACGTGCTCTTCGGCCCCCTGAACAACCCGAACCAGCTCAAGCAGGTCTCCGGCTTCATCGAGCGCCTGCCCGCGCACGCCAAGGTCGAGGCGGGCGGCCACCAGGTCGGCGACAAGGGCTACTTCTACGCCCCGACCGTCGTCTCCGGCCTCAAGCAGGACGACGAGATCATCCAGAACGAGGTCTTCGGCCCGGTCATCACCGTCCAGTCCTTCTCGGGCGAGGAGCAGGCCGTCGAGTGGGCCAACGGCGTCGAGTACGCCCTCGCCTCCTCGGTGTGGACCAAGGACCACGGCCGCGCGATGCGCATGTCCAAGAAGCTGGACTTCGGCTGCGTGTGGATCAACACCCACATCCCGCTGGTCGCCGAGATGCCCCACGGCGGCTTCAAGAAGTCCGGCTACGGCAAGGACCTGTCGGCGTACGGGTTCGAGGACTACACGCGGATCAAGCACGTGATGACGTCCCTGGACGCGTAG
- a CDS encoding trypco2 family protein, translated as MIELAVMVRELREQLNQAMAQTGPGPLRFELGAVEVEATVAVDRTAGAGGKVKFWVVEASGDASLTDSRTHRITLTLHPTLVSPDGTHHRVLVAGDEADGER; from the coding sequence TTGATCGAACTAGCCGTCATGGTGCGGGAGTTGAGGGAACAACTCAACCAAGCCATGGCCCAGACGGGACCCGGTCCGCTCCGCTTCGAGCTCGGGGCGGTGGAGGTCGAGGCGACCGTCGCGGTCGACCGCACCGCAGGTGCCGGCGGCAAGGTGAAGTTCTGGGTCGTGGAGGCGAGCGGCGACGCGTCCCTCACCGACTCCCGGACCCATCGCATCACGCTCACGCTCCATCCCACCCTGGTGTCACCCGACGGCACCCACCACCGCGTACTGGTCGCGGGCGATGAGGCGGACGGGGAGCGTTGA
- a CDS encoding Lrp/AsnC family transcriptional regulator, translating to MHSEVVASRSADQRDSSRESRNGTPTLDAVSLAIIQQLQEDGRRPYAAIGKAVGLSEAAVRQRVQKLLDQGVMQIVAVTDPLTVGFRRQAMVGINVEGDVESIADALTGMSEVEYVVMTAGSFDILAEIVCEDDDHLLDVINKRIRALPGVRSTESFVYMKLKKQTYMWGTR from the coding sequence GTGCACAGTGAGGTCGTGGCCAGTCGAAGCGCAGACCAGAGGGACTCGTCCCGCGAGTCCAGGAACGGCACCCCGACGCTGGATGCCGTCTCCCTCGCCATCATTCAGCAGCTCCAGGAGGACGGCCGCCGGCCGTACGCCGCGATCGGCAAGGCCGTCGGCCTGTCCGAGGCGGCCGTGCGCCAGCGCGTCCAGAAGCTGCTGGACCAGGGCGTGATGCAGATCGTCGCCGTCACGGACCCGCTCACCGTGGGCTTCCGCAGGCAGGCGATGGTCGGGATCAACGTCGAGGGCGATGTCGAGTCGATCGCGGACGCGCTGACCGGCATGTCGGAAGTCGAGTACGTGGTGATGACCGCGGGCTCGTTCGACATCCTCGCCGAGATCGTCTGCGAGGACGACGACCACCTGCTGGACGTCATCAACAAACGCATCCGGGCCCTTCCCGGCGTGCGCTCCACCGAGAGTTTCGTCTACATGAAGCTCAAGAAGCAGACCTACATGTGGGGAACCCGATAA